One part of the Eucalyptus grandis isolate ANBG69807.140 chromosome 10, ASM1654582v1, whole genome shotgun sequence genome encodes these proteins:
- the LOC104430471 gene encoding eugenol synthase 1 isoform X2: MAREAEPSRILIFGGTGYIGKHIARASVAFGHPTCIYARPAGPRTKPLNLDLRREFRSTGIRIIERFVPSDFGCEEDKITPLPPFEEFLEKKRKIRRATEAAGIPFTFVATNCLAAYFINVLLHPHSPHDEIVVYGDGEANAVLNYEEDVGKYTIKVANDPRACNRVVSYRPKPSIISQHQLISLWEEKTGRSFKRVYVPEEDLVKLSQTLPPPENIPVSILHSIFVKGDLMSYEIDDDDLEVSRMYPEMQLTTIDQLLNIFLTDPPEPARAAFG, from the exons ATGGCAAGAGAGGCGGAACCGAGCAGGATCCTCATCTTCGGTGGCACCGGATACATTGGCAAGCACATCGCGAGGGCGAGCGTCGCTTTTGGCCACCCGACTTGCATTTATGCCCGCCCCGCCGGCCCCCGAACCAAGCCTTTGAACCTCGACCTCCGGCGTGAGTTTCGCTCCACCGGCATCCGCATCATCGAA AGGTTTGTGCCGTCTGATTTCGGGTGTGAGGAGGATAAAATAACGCCGCTCCCTCCATTCGAAGAgttcttggagaagaagaggaagatcagGAGGGCCACCGAGGCTGCAGGCATTCCCTTCACCTTTGTCGCTACAAACTGCTTGGCTGCATACTTCATCAATGTCCTCCTCCATCCCCACAGCCCTCACGATGAAATTGTTGTTTACGGCGACGGTGAAGCCaacg CCGTGCTGAATTACGAGGAAGACGTAGGGAAGTACACGATCAAGGTGGCGAACGATCCGAGGGCGTGCAATCGGGTCGTCTCCTATCGCCCAAAACCGAGCATAATCTCTCAGCACCAATTAATTTCCCTGTGGGAGGAGAAAACGGGTCGGAGCTTCAAGAGAGTCTATGTGCCCGAGGAAGATCTGGTCAAGCTCTCTCAAA CTCTGCCACCTCCGGAAAACATACCCGTCTCCATACTTCACTCCATATTCGTCAAGGGAGATCTGATGAGCTACGAgatagatgatgatgatctcGAGGTTTCGAGAATGTACCCAGAAATGCAGCTCACCACCATTGATCAGCTCCTCAACATCTTCCTCACAGATCCTCCAGAGCCAGCTAGGGCTGCTTTCGGATGA
- the LOC104430471 gene encoding eugenol synthase 1 isoform X1 encodes MAREAEPSRILIFGGTGYIGKHIARASVAFGHPTCIYARPAGPRTKPLNLDLRREFRSTGIRIIEGELDEHEKIVTALKQVDIVISALAYPQVPDQLKIIDAIVAAGNIKRFVPSDFGCEEDKITPLPPFEEFLEKKRKIRRATEAAGIPFTFVATNCLAAYFINVLLHPHSPHDEIVVYGDGEANAVLNYEEDVGKYTIKVANDPRACNRVVSYRPKPSIISQHQLISLWEEKTGRSFKRVYVPEEDLVKLSQTLPPPENIPVSILHSIFVKGDLMSYEIDDDDLEVSRMYPEMQLTTIDQLLNIFLTDPPEPARAAFG; translated from the exons ATGGCAAGAGAGGCGGAACCGAGCAGGATCCTCATCTTCGGTGGCACCGGATACATTGGCAAGCACATCGCGAGGGCGAGCGTCGCTTTTGGCCACCCGACTTGCATTTATGCCCGCCCCGCCGGCCCCCGAACCAAGCCTTTGAACCTCGACCTCCGGCGTGAGTTTCGCTCCACCGGCATCCGCATCATCGAA GGAGAGCTAGATGAGCATGAGAAGATTGTGACCGCACTGAAGCAAGTGGACATAGTTATCTCCGCTCTCGCATACCCTCAAGTACCTGACCAGCTCAAGATCATTGATGCCATCGTTGCCGCTGGCAACATCAAG AGGTTTGTGCCGTCTGATTTCGGGTGTGAGGAGGATAAAATAACGCCGCTCCCTCCATTCGAAGAgttcttggagaagaagaggaagatcagGAGGGCCACCGAGGCTGCAGGCATTCCCTTCACCTTTGTCGCTACAAACTGCTTGGCTGCATACTTCATCAATGTCCTCCTCCATCCCCACAGCCCTCACGATGAAATTGTTGTTTACGGCGACGGTGAAGCCaacg CCGTGCTGAATTACGAGGAAGACGTAGGGAAGTACACGATCAAGGTGGCGAACGATCCGAGGGCGTGCAATCGGGTCGTCTCCTATCGCCCAAAACCGAGCATAATCTCTCAGCACCAATTAATTTCCCTGTGGGAGGAGAAAACGGGTCGGAGCTTCAAGAGAGTCTATGTGCCCGAGGAAGATCTGGTCAAGCTCTCTCAAA CTCTGCCACCTCCGGAAAACATACCCGTCTCCATACTTCACTCCATATTCGTCAAGGGAGATCTGATGAGCTACGAgatagatgatgatgatctcGAGGTTTCGAGAATGTACCCAGAAATGCAGCTCACCACCATTGATCAGCTCCTCAACATCTTCCTCACAGATCCTCCAGAGCCAGCTAGGGCTGCTTTCGGATGA